One window of Oscillibacter hominis genomic DNA carries:
- a CDS encoding plasmid mobilization protein, with the protein MSVKNLDRHNRWRNKTVAFRVSPDEDREIETAVRLSGLTKQDYITRRLLCRDVVVQGNPRVYKALRNELAAVLEELERIEAGNGVDGELLDTIRLIAAIMDGMRED; encoded by the coding sequence ATGTCAGTGAAAAATCTTGACCGACACAACCGCTGGAGAAACAAAACTGTGGCTTTCCGGGTGTCCCCGGATGAGGACAGGGAAATTGAAACCGCTGTGCGGCTCTCCGGCCTTACCAAACAGGACTACATCACCCGACGGCTGCTGTGCCGGGATGTGGTGGTACAGGGCAACCCCAGGGTGTATAAGGCCCTGCGGAACGAGCTGGCCGCCGTTCTGGAAGAACTGGAGCGTATCGAGGCCGGGAATGGCGTGGATGGGGAGTTGCTGGACACCATCCGGCTGATCGCCGCCATCATGGACGGCATGAGGGAGGATTGA
- a CDS encoding lipoprotein, whose protein sequence is MKRIVLVIATFVFVLTGCASVETNEKTASIPTGTTISIDNPQESATQGECEADFTAPLDYESLTEPPSLTVSTLMYVDSVIASCGNYQWSHTLPDGTVSEFIACGAHPLDQQEYPILYTAFPAGTLPAPEAGENVGSIAPVFYLDFGEILPETVSVMRWPASRIGDAQTYSTDFEMVNTELEGDTFSLFPLGDGDYVYEVSANWGDVGGASYTFRTLPQIRGNTDG, encoded by the coding sequence GTGAAAAGAATTGTATTGGTTATAGCTACTTTCGTTTTTGTTCTAACGGGATGTGCGAGTGTAGAGACAAATGAAAAAACAGCTTCAATTCCGACAGGAACAACTATTTCAATAGACAATCCGCAAGAATCGGCTACCCAGGGAGAGTGCGAAGCGGATTTCACTGCGCCGTTGGATTATGAAAGTTTAACAGAGCCTCCATCACTGACCGTTTCCACCTTGATGTATGTAGATAGTGTGATTGCTTCTTGTGGCAATTACCAATGGAGCCATACACTGCCTGACGGTACAGTTAGTGAATTTATTGCTTGTGGTGCTCACCCGTTGGATCAGCAAGAATATCCCATATTATATACCGCTTTTCCTGCTGGAACTTTACCGGCTCCAGAAGCTGGTGAAAATGTCGGCTCAATAGCTCCTGTATTCTATCTTGATTTTGGAGAAATTTTGCCAGAGACGGTTTCTGTTATGCGATGGCCTGCCTCGCGCATTGGTGATGCACAAACCTACTCCACTGATTTTGAAATGGTCAATACCGAGCTTGAGGGAGATACTTTTTCTCTGTTTCCTTTGGGTGATGGAGATTATGTTTATGAAGTTTCTGCGAACTGGGGAGATGTTGGGGGTGCCAGTTATACATTCCGTACATTACCCCAAATACGGGGGAACACAGACGGATAA
- a CDS encoding plasmid recombination protein produces MVGQGSVNHNSRAFNAKNTDPERSHLNITYCHENIKTVFHELFDEALKRYNDKQTRADRKIEDYYEKIRSSKQEKPFHEIILQVGNKDDMSAEGEDGQLAAAVLDEYMRGFQERNPRLRVFSAHLHMDEATPHLHIDFVPFTTGSKRGLDTRVSLKQALAAQGFKGGTRGDTEWSQWVRSEKEQLAAVMERHGIEWEDKGTHDKHLSVLDFKKEQRAKEIAELDAVKAKKQGQVEQQERRLKELAPAVRNMEQLAAQFSDDPDRILPEPGPLESAKSYREKKAKPLLAKIVKVLRSLYRAYVELKGKYERLQGDYGRAREGNERLSDRLQEVKLENKALRGTVADFERVKRVFGPEEVERAVEDAKRREAAEKEQKKAKRKFSRGAR; encoded by the coding sequence ATGGTGGGACAGGGTTCGGTGAACCACAACAGCAGGGCGTTCAACGCCAAGAACACCGACCCAGAACGCTCCCACTTAAATATAACCTACTGCCACGAAAATATCAAGACAGTTTTCCATGAGCTTTTCGACGAGGCCCTCAAGCGGTACAACGACAAGCAGACCAGGGCAGACCGCAAAATCGAGGACTACTATGAAAAGATACGTTCCAGCAAGCAGGAAAAGCCGTTCCATGAAATCATCCTGCAAGTGGGCAACAAGGACGATATGAGCGCCGAGGGCGAGGACGGCCAGCTTGCGGCGGCGGTGCTGGACGAGTACATGAGAGGCTTCCAGGAGCGCAATCCCCGGCTCCGGGTGTTCTCCGCCCACCTCCACATGGACGAGGCCACGCCCCATCTGCACATCGACTTCGTACCGTTCACCACCGGGAGCAAGCGGGGCCTGGACACGAGGGTATCGCTGAAACAGGCGTTAGCGGCCCAGGGCTTTAAGGGCGGCACCAGAGGCGATACGGAGTGGAGCCAGTGGGTACGCTCTGAAAAGGAACAGCTTGCCGCCGTGATGGAGCGCCACGGGATAGAGTGGGAGGACAAGGGCACCCATGACAAGCACCTGTCTGTGCTGGACTTCAAAAAGGAGCAGAGGGCGAAAGAGATTGCCGAGCTGGACGCAGTTAAGGCCAAGAAGCAGGGACAGGTGGAACAGCAGGAGCGGCGTCTAAAGGAGCTGGCCCCGGCTGTGAGGAACATGGAGCAGTTGGCGGCGCAGTTCTCCGATGACCCGGATCGAATATTGCCGGAGCCTGGGCCGCTGGAGAGCGCCAAGTCCTACCGGGAGAAAAAGGCCAAACCCCTGCTTGCCAAGATCGTCAAGGTGCTGCGCTCCTTGTATCGGGCCTATGTCGAGTTGAAAGGGAAGTATGAGCGGTTGCAGGGTGACTATGGACGGGCCAGGGAGGGCAACGAGCGGTTGTCTGACCGCTTGCAGGAGGTGAAATTGGAGAACAAGGCCCTGCGGGGGACGGTTGCCGACTTTGAGCGGGTCAAGCGGGTGTTCGGCCCGGAGGAAGTAGAGCGGGCCGTGGAGGACGCAAAGCGCCGGGAGGCGGCAGAGAAAGAGCAGAAGAAAGCAAAGCGGAAGTTTAGCCGAGGGGCGAGGTAA
- a CDS encoding site-specific integrase — MPAYKDKAKGTWYASFYYEDWTGKKVKKMKRGFPTKREALEWERTFLQQQTADLEMTFENFVAVYVADMKGRIKENTWGTKEHILYKKLVPYFGKRKMCDIHSKEVIAWQNEMLGYRDKNGKPYSPVYLKTLHNQLSAVFNHAVRHYNLKVNPAAQAGNMGKPKGREMLFWTKAEYLKFAEAMMDKPLSYYAFEMLYWCGVREGELLALTPGDFDFEKQTVTISKSYQRIKGKDVITDPKTPKSNRVIQMPAFLCEEMRDYIKSLYGVKPTDRIFTVTKSYLHREMDRGAKEAGVKRIRIHDLRHSHISLLIDMGFTALAIADRVGHESIDITYRYAHLFPTRQAEMADKLDMERKGA, encoded by the coding sequence ATGCCGGCATACAAAGACAAGGCAAAGGGCACATGGTATGCGTCCTTTTACTACGAGGACTGGACGGGCAAGAAAGTAAAGAAAATGAAACGGGGCTTTCCCACCAAGCGGGAGGCTCTGGAGTGGGAGCGGACATTCCTGCAACAACAGACCGCCGACCTGGAAATGACCTTTGAAAACTTCGTGGCTGTCTATGTGGCGGACATGAAAGGCCGTATCAAGGAAAACACCTGGGGGACGAAAGAGCATATCCTCTACAAGAAGTTGGTGCCGTACTTCGGCAAGCGGAAGATGTGCGACATTCACTCCAAGGAGGTCATCGCCTGGCAGAATGAAATGCTGGGTTACCGGGACAAGAACGGCAAGCCCTACTCTCCGGTGTACTTAAAAACGCTGCACAATCAGTTGAGCGCCGTGTTCAACCATGCGGTACGGCACTACAATCTAAAGGTCAATCCCGCTGCCCAGGCGGGCAATATGGGAAAGCCAAAGGGACGGGAAATGCTGTTCTGGACAAAGGCGGAGTATCTGAAATTCGCCGAGGCCATGATGGACAAGCCCCTTTCCTATTACGCCTTTGAAATGCTCTACTGGTGCGGCGTCCGGGAGGGGGAGCTGCTGGCCCTCACTCCTGGCGACTTCGACTTTGAGAAACAGACCGTCACCATCTCCAAGTCCTACCAGCGGATTAAGGGCAAGGATGTGATTACCGACCCCAAGACCCCTAAGAGCAACCGGGTCATTCAAATGCCCGCTTTCCTCTGTGAAGAAATGCGAGACTATATCAAGAGCCTGTATGGGGTGAAGCCCACCGACCGCATTTTCACGGTGACAAAATCCTACCTCCACCGGGAGATGGACAGGGGTGCGAAAGAGGCCGGGGTAAAGCGGATCAGAATACACGACCTGAGGCACTCCCACATTTCGCTGCTCATTGACATGGGCTTTACGGCCCTGGCAATCGCTGACCGGGTGGGACATGAAAGCATTGATATTACCTACCGCTACGCCCACCTGTTCCCCACCCGGCAGGCGGAGATGGCGGACAAACTGGACATGGAGCGAAAGGGGGCCTAA
- a CDS encoding helix-turn-helix domain-containing protein: MTVGDKIKKIRTFRGMTQKELGLAIGFEEKGADNRIAQYETNYRVPKRELLDKMAEALRVDRQNFYTIAPGSAEDFMRTFFWLDEDSPGAIRLFQLVRNPGRAGAADDTAVRYNDSDDWPAHPPVGMYFQYGLVDEFMREWLFRQQELHAGEITREEYFEWKLNWPHTCDDGLESEYYIPWRKNK; this comes from the coding sequence ATGACAGTCGGAGACAAGATAAAGAAAATCCGCACCTTTCGAGGCATGACACAAAAGGAATTGGGGCTTGCTATCGGCTTTGAGGAAAAGGGAGCGGACAACCGGATCGCCCAGTATGAGACGAATTACCGTGTTCCGAAACGGGAACTGCTGGACAAGATGGCCGAGGCGCTGCGGGTAGACCGCCAGAACTTCTACACCATCGCCCCCGGCTCTGCCGAGGACTTCATGCGGACATTCTTCTGGCTGGACGAGGACAGCCCTGGCGCTATCCGCCTGTTCCAACTTGTCCGCAATCCGGGCAGAGCAGGGGCCGCTGATGATACCGCTGTACGGTACAATGATAGCGATGACTGGCCCGCACACCCTCCCGTGGGTATGTACTTCCAGTATGGCCTTGTGGACGAGTTCATGCGGGAATGGCTTTTTCGTCAGCAGGAGTTACACGCCGGGGAGATCACCAGGGAAGAGTATTTTGAATGGAAACTCAACTGGCCCCATACCTGCGACGATGGCCTGGAAAGCGAATATTATATCCCTTGGCGGAAAAATAAATAA
- a CDS encoding helix-turn-helix domain-containing protein, translating into MEKELFVRAEEVARELGISKPYAYKLVREMNEELKKKGFLTIPGRVSRRYFEEKFYGLRDRQ; encoded by the coding sequence ATGGAAAAGGAGCTGTTTGTGAGAGCAGAGGAGGTCGCCAGGGAGCTGGGCATTTCCAAGCCCTACGCCTACAAGCTGGTGCGGGAGATGAACGAGGAGCTGAAGAAAAAAGGCTTTCTCACCATTCCCGGACGGGTAAGCAGGCGCTACTTCGAGGAAAAATTCTATGGGCTGCGGGACAGACAATAA
- a CDS encoding helicase RepA family protein: MDRLQEKTTAPYPPVGADGGQSLSQKPNQSIAEGVTEHKPPERDLEEILRQISRVNDPAYLPTVSMNDLYEQVYPGRPPVVDGLLYAGTYLFVGAPKVGKSFLMAQLAYHVSMGLSLWGYEVRQGTVLYLALEDNHRRLQERLYRMFGVESTGNLFFAIGAKQLGGGLEEQLKGFVREHTDTRLIIIDTLQKIREAGAEKYSYANDYEVITKLKRFADISGVCLLVVHHTRKQQADDKFDMISGTNGLLGAADGAFLLQKERRADNAATLDISGRDQQDQRLYLKRDEERLVWELERRETELRQEPPDPVLEAVAALVTAERPEWRGTATELVAALGLDMKPNALAMRLNVRAWRLSYEYHIHYESARTHAGRSIKLTLEEPQA; encoded by the coding sequence ATGGATAGATTGCAAGAGAAAACGACTGCCCCATATCCGCCTGTTGGCGCAGACGGGGGACAGTCGCTCTCACAAAAACCTAACCAAAGTATAGCAGAGGGCGTGACAGAACACAAGCCCCCGGAAAGAGATTTGGAGGAAATCCTGCGGCAGATAAGCCGGGTCAATGACCCGGCCTATCTGCCTACCGTGTCTATGAATGACCTCTACGAACAGGTGTACCCCGGCAGACCTCCTGTGGTAGACGGTCTGCTCTATGCGGGGACATATCTCTTTGTGGGCGCTCCCAAGGTGGGCAAGTCCTTTCTCATGGCCCAGCTTGCCTATCATGTGAGTATGGGCCTTTCCCTGTGGGGGTATGAGGTGCGCCAGGGGACAGTCCTCTATCTGGCCCTGGAGGACAACCACCGTCGCTTACAGGAGCGGTTGTACCGGATGTTTGGAGTAGAGAGTACCGGAAACCTGTTCTTTGCCATCGGAGCTAAGCAGCTCGGCGGTGGCCTGGAGGAGCAGCTAAAGGGCTTTGTCCGGGAACACACGGACACCCGGCTTATTATCATCGACACCCTGCAAAAAATCCGGGAGGCCGGGGCAGAGAAGTACAGCTATGCCAACGACTATGAGGTAATCACCAAACTGAAACGGTTTGCCGATATAAGCGGGGTTTGCCTCCTGGTTGTACATCACACCCGCAAGCAGCAGGCCGATGATAAGTTTGATATGATCTCCGGCACCAACGGCTTATTGGGTGCGGCAGACGGGGCCTTTCTGCTCCAAAAGGAGCGGCGGGCAGACAACGCCGCCACCCTGGACATTTCTGGGCGGGATCAGCAAGACCAGCGCCTCTACCTCAAGCGGGACGAGGAACGGCTTGTGTGGGAGCTGGAGCGGCGGGAAACGGAGCTGCGGCAGGAGCCGCCTGACCCGGTGTTGGAGGCTGTTGCCGCCCTGGTAACGGCGGAACGGCCAGAGTGGAGAGGGACGGCCACGGAACTTGTCGCCGCCCTGGGGCTGGATATGAAACCCAATGCCCTGGCTATGCGGCTGAATGTCCGGGCGTGGCGGCTGTCCTATGAGTACCACATCCACTATGAAAGCGCCCGAACCCATGCCGGGCGGAGTATCAAGCTCACGTTGGAGGAACCCCAGGCGTGA
- a CDS encoding plasmid recombination protein, translated as MKRTISAMVGQGSVNHNSRKFHAKNTDPERSHLNITYCQENIKAVYHELFDEALERYNAKQTRADRRIEDYYEKIRSGKQEKPFHEIILQVGNRDDMSADSEEGQLAAAVLDEYMKGFQERNPQLRVFSAHLHMDEATPHLHIDFVPFTTGSKRGLDTRVSLKQALAAQGFQGGTRGDTEWSQWVRSEKEQLSLVMERHGIEWEDKGTHDKHLSVLDYKKEQRAKEIAVLETVKAEKENQVESQERRLKELAPAVKNMERLAADFSANPEEILPEPGTLETGRAYREKKAKPLLAQIVKVLRSLYLAYVELRGKFERLQGDYGRVRESNIRLSDRLQEVKLENKAMRQVSADYERVKRAFGPEQVDRILEAAYQQEHAEKERKRAAKSKIRIDAR; from the coding sequence TTGAAAAGGACAATCAGCGCCATGGTGGGCCAAGGATCGGTGAACCATAACAGTAGAAAATTCCACGCCAAGAACACTGACCCGGAACGCTCCCACTTGAATATAACCTACTGCCAGGAGAATATCAAGGCGGTGTACCATGAACTCTTTGACGAGGCTCTGGAACGGTACAACGCTAAACAAACCAGGGCCGACAGAAGGATAGAGGATTACTATGAGAAGATCCGCTCCGGCAAGCAGGAAAAGCCGTTCCATGAAATCATCCTGCAAGTGGGCAATCGAGATGATATGAGCGCCGACAGCGAGGAGGGACAGCTTGCGGCAGCGGTTTTGGACGAGTACATGAAGGGCTTTCAAGAGCGCAACCCCCAACTCCGGGTGTTCTCTGCCCACCTCCACATGGACGAGGCTACGCCCCATCTGCACATTGACTTTGTACCATTCACCACCGGGAGCAAGCGAGGGCTGGACACGAGGGTATCTTTGAAACAGGCGTTAGCGGCCCAGGGTTTCCAGGGCGGCACCAGAGGGGACACAGAGTGGAGCCAGTGGGTGCGCTCGGAAAAGGAGCAGCTTTCCCTGGTCATGGAGCGCCACGGGATTGAGTGGGAGGACAAAGGCACCCACGACAAGCACTTGTCTGTGCTGGACTACAAGAAAGAGCAGCGGGCAAAGGAGATCGCCGTTCTGGAGACGGTCAAGGCGGAGAAAGAAAACCAGGTGGAGAGCCAGGAACGGCGGCTCAAAGAACTTGCCCCGGCGGTGAAAAATATGGAGCGGTTGGCAGCGGATTTCTCCGCCAATCCGGAGGAGATTTTGCCGGAGCCGGGAACGCTGGAAACAGGCCGGGCCTACCGAGAGAAAAAGGCAAAGCCCCTGCTGGCCCAAATCGTCAAGGTGCTGCGCTCCCTGTATCTGGCCTATGTGGAGCTGCGGGGGAAATTTGAGCGTCTGCAAGGGGACTATGGCCGGGTGAGGGAGAGCAACATCCGCCTGTCTGATCGATTGCAGGAGGTCAAGTTGGAAAACAAGGCCATGCGGCAAGTCTCCGCTGACTATGAGCGGGTCAAAAGGGCCTTTGGCCCAGAACAAGTGGACAGAATATTAGAGGCAGCTTACCAGCAGGAACATGCCGAAAAGGAACGGAAACGGGCCGCAAAGTCAAAAATTCGGATAGACGCACGATAA